From a single Paraburkholderia sp. D15 genomic region:
- a CDS encoding AMP-binding protein, protein MNVNSSTAAPLDISALLAALPTRISEIPARAAARDPAHVALIEDARRLTNAQLLEAVEAAAALLREWGVRGGDRVMIVAENSVAQIVLLFATAKLDAWALVSNARLSAAELDSIRAHAQPRVVAYGVESSTDAQQHAARHQASAAPTLTPDIGAWSYTIDGSVQAEPVEAANARQCAALIYTTGTTGAPKGVMLSHRNLAFIAAMSSGLRRVGPDDVVYAVLPISHVYGFASVCLGSLYAGATLRLAPRFVPEAVRRALAGERVSIFQGVPAMHAKLLEHLHTQGHAWSAPSLRFAYSGGSPLDAALKAQVEAAYGLPLHNGYGMTESSPTVSQTMLDRPRGDCSVGEVIPGVEVRFVGLDGAEAAPGEIGELWVRGPNVMLGYYRNPEQTRAAVTADGWLKTGDLARQEADGALHIVGRSKELIIRSGFNVYPAEVEHVLNAHPQVVQSAVIGRAVEGNEEVIAFVELLTGATVTPAELIAWCGERLAPYKRPAEVKVLAALPAASTGKILKHRLREFL, encoded by the coding sequence TTGAACGTCAATTCATCCACCGCGGCCCCGCTCGATATTTCCGCGTTGCTCGCCGCGCTGCCCACGCGCATCAGCGAGATCCCGGCGCGCGCCGCCGCGCGCGATCCCGCGCACGTCGCGTTGATCGAAGACGCACGCCGCCTCACCAACGCGCAGTTGCTGGAAGCCGTCGAGGCCGCCGCCGCGCTGTTGCGCGAATGGGGCGTGCGCGGCGGCGATCGCGTGATGATCGTCGCGGAGAACAGCGTCGCGCAGATCGTGCTGTTGTTCGCGACGGCGAAGCTCGACGCGTGGGCGCTGGTGTCGAACGCGCGACTGTCGGCGGCGGAACTCGATTCGATCCGCGCGCATGCGCAACCGCGCGTGGTCGCATACGGCGTGGAAAGCTCGACGGACGCGCAGCAGCATGCCGCGCGTCACCAGGCGAGCGCCGCGCCGACGCTGACGCCCGACATCGGCGCGTGGTCGTACACGATCGACGGCAGCGTGCAGGCCGAACCGGTCGAAGCCGCCAACGCGCGTCAATGCGCGGCGCTGATCTACACCACCGGCACGACCGGCGCGCCGAAAGGCGTGATGCTGTCGCATCGCAATCTGGCGTTCATCGCCGCGATGTCGAGCGGTCTGCGCCGGGTCGGTCCGGACGACGTGGTCTACGCGGTGCTGCCTATTTCGCACGTGTACGGTTTCGCGTCGGTGTGCCTCGGCAGCCTTTACGCGGGCGCTACCTTGCGGCTCGCGCCGCGTTTCGTGCCGGAAGCCGTGCGCCGCGCGCTCGCCGGCGAACGCGTGTCGATCTTTCAGGGCGTGCCGGCCATGCATGCGAAGCTGCTCGAACATCTGCATACGCAGGGGCACGCGTGGTCCGCGCCGTCGCTGCGCTTCGCCTACTCGGGCGGCTCGCCGCTCGACGCCGCGTTGAAAGCGCAGGTCGAAGCCGCCTACGGTTTGCCGCTGCACAACGGCTACGGCATGACCGAAAGCAGCCCGACCGTTTCGCAGACCATGCTCGACCGGCCGCGCGGCGACTGCTCGGTCGGCGAGGTCATTCCGGGCGTCGAGGTGCGCTTCGTCGGACTCGATGGCGCCGAAGCCGCGCCGGGCGAGATCGGCGAGCTGTGGGTGCGCGGGCCGAACGTGATGCTCGGCTATTACCGCAACCCGGAACAGACGCGCGCCGCCGTCACCGCCGACGGCTGGCTGAAGACCGGCGATCTCGCGCGGCAGGAAGCGGACGGTGCATTACACATCGTCGGGCGCAGCAAGGAGTTGATCATCCGGTCCGGCTTCAACGTGTATCCGGCCGAAGTCGAGCATGTGCTGAACGCGCATCCGCAGGTCGTGCAGTCGGCGGTGATCGGCCGCGCGGTGGAAGGCAACGAGGAAGTGATCGCCTTCGTCGAATTGCTGACGGGTGCAACGGTGACGCCGGCGGAATTGATCGCGTGGTGCGGCGAGCGTCTCGCGCCGTACAAGCG